The genomic segment TCTTCCGCTCGAGCGGGTGGAAGTTGCTGTCAGCTTCCAACACGGCGCCCACGGCGAAAGAGATTCTTTCGAGCGCACTCTCGTGCTTGGCGGCGAGCTGGATATGCAACAGCGCGCATTGTTGATGGAGGCCGCAAACCTCTGCCCCGTCGGGAAAATTCTCGGGCTCAGCGCGGATATTCGCACGCGAACAGACGCCGCTATTCGCGACCACACCGCCAGCCTTTTGGCCAGTTATGAGAATGATCTGGCTGAACTCCAGATTCCAAACATCGATGCCGATTGAGCGTTTTTCCTGCCGTCGGGCACTGAACCAGGGATGCTGATGACTGTTATGCCCCAACGGATGGCAAGTTCCGCGACGATGACCCTGGGCTGATGGTGGTCCGGCAGCAGATGAACTCTCCATCTTCACGGCTCTCAATCGCCGCAGGAAGACGAGAGCCTCTACCGAACAGCCCCATTACAGGCTAAAGAAGCGGT from the Pirellulales bacterium genome contains:
- a CDS encoding OsmC family protein produces the protein INNGALVGHVDESQFPIGGPDGVGHVSSGPNPYDLLGASLAACTAMTVRFQARRRNLPLERVEVAVSFQHGAHGERDSFERTLVLGGELDMQQRALLMEAANLCPVGKILGLSADIRTRTDAAIRDHTASLLASYENDLAELQIPNIDAD